The following coding sequences are from one Pseudomonas oryzae window:
- a CDS encoding porin has protein sequence MNNKKACYSLLAAATALAISLPASAEIVLYDKDGTTFSTDGYFNTFYVNSDIDRAGEQFDRDQSRVKMGFLPNYIGFNFGKQVDDLKLGGRSSFWVTINDSETNGTATAIDVRQFYGTASGAEWGEVLFGKDFGLFARSNILLDEMLTGYGQVSDTLGLVDFGGVSFGNIGTGYPYPFPTSQITYRSPVMSGLRIAAGIMDPVDTTDDASSDLDKAYQDAPRFETEITYQFEVGGAQIYSWVNGMQQSSDNTDDSVESVDSTGVGYGVQAKMGNLSLTASGFQAEGINPFYTNNAGEAQLREIDSDGYLLQGSYRFGKNRVALSYGKTEDDGNGLGTAADYETRGIAFFHDVNDNLKLVAELNQVEIAGKDTDALDEETRTIAFGAALSF, from the coding sequence ATGAACAACAAGAAAGCCTGCTACTCCCTCCTGGCGGCTGCCACCGCCCTGGCAATCAGCCTGCCCGCCTCGGCCGAGATCGTGCTGTACGACAAGGATGGCACCACCTTCTCCACCGACGGCTACTTCAACACCTTCTATGTCAACAGCGACATCGATCGTGCCGGCGAGCAGTTCGACCGCGACCAGTCGCGCGTCAAGATGGGCTTCCTGCCCAACTACATCGGCTTCAACTTCGGCAAGCAGGTCGACGACCTCAAGCTCGGCGGCCGCTCCTCGTTCTGGGTGACCATCAACGACAGCGAGACCAACGGCACCGCCACCGCCATCGACGTGCGTCAGTTCTACGGCACCGCCTCCGGCGCCGAGTGGGGCGAGGTGCTGTTCGGCAAGGACTTCGGCCTGTTCGCCCGCTCCAACATCCTGCTCGACGAGATGCTCACCGGCTACGGCCAGGTCAGCGACACCCTGGGTCTGGTCGACTTCGGCGGCGTGTCGTTCGGCAACATCGGCACCGGCTACCCGTACCCGTTCCCGACCTCGCAGATCACCTACCGTTCGCCGGTGATGAGCGGCCTGCGCATCGCCGCCGGCATCATGGATCCGGTGGACACCACCGACGACGCCAGCTCCGACCTGGACAAGGCCTACCAGGACGCGCCGCGCTTCGAGACCGAGATCACCTACCAGTTCGAAGTCGGCGGCGCGCAGATCTACTCCTGGGTCAACGGCATGCAGCAGAGCTCGGACAACACCGACGACAGCGTCGAGAGCGTCGACTCCACCGGCGTCGGCTACGGCGTGCAGGCCAAGATGGGCAACCTGTCGCTGACCGCGTCCGGCTTCCAGGCCGAGGGCATCAACCCGTTCTACACCAACAACGCCGGCGAGGCGCAGCTGCGCGAGATCGACAGCGACGGCTACCTGCTGCAGGGCTCCTACCGCTTCGGCAAGAACCGCGTGGCGCTGTCCTACGGCAAGACCGAGGACGACGGCAACGGCCTGGGCACCGCCGCCGACTACGAGACCCGCGGCATCGCCTTCTTCCACGACGTCAACGACAACCTCAAGCTGGTCGCCGAGCTGAACCAGGTCGAGATCGCCGGCAAGGATACCGACGCCCTCGACGAGGAAACCCGCACCATCGCCTTCGGCGCCGCGCTGAGCTTCTAA
- a CDS encoding AEC family transporter, which produces MPDILAITAPIFILIGLGFLSARAGLLSREQFRGIGTFVISFALPALLVKALGERPVAEVLNAGYLLAYGLASLAVFAGGFAVSRWLRRDSRQGAALAAMGMSVSNSGFIGYPVVAMVLGPPAALAMALGMLVENLLMIPLAMVLAESGRQRGAGPRQMLAEIARRLARNPMLAGIVGGLALSLLELRLPPILQHSVDLLAQASAPAALFVIGGSLYGLRAGGMLADIGQVALGKLVLHPLAVFAAFALVPGLDPTLKVAALLFASAPMMSIYPILGQQYGLEQRCAAALVAATALSFFSMSALLGVLPQPPVH; this is translated from the coding sequence ATGCCCGACATCCTCGCCATCACCGCCCCGATCTTCATCCTCATCGGCCTGGGCTTCCTCTCGGCCCGCGCCGGCCTGCTCAGCCGTGAGCAGTTCCGCGGCATCGGCACCTTCGTCATCTCCTTCGCCCTGCCCGCCCTGCTGGTCAAGGCGCTCGGCGAGCGGCCGGTCGCCGAGGTGCTCAACGCCGGCTACCTGCTGGCCTACGGCCTGGCCTCGCTGGCGGTGTTCGCCGGCGGCTTCGCGGTGTCGCGCTGGCTGCGCCGGGACAGCCGGCAGGGTGCGGCGCTCGCCGCCATGGGCATGTCGGTGTCCAACAGCGGCTTCATCGGCTACCCGGTGGTAGCCATGGTGCTCGGCCCGCCGGCGGCGCTGGCCATGGCGCTGGGCATGCTGGTGGAGAACCTGCTGATGATCCCGCTGGCCATGGTGCTGGCCGAAAGCGGGCGGCAGCGCGGCGCCGGCCCGCGGCAGATGCTGGCGGAGATCGCCCGGCGCCTGGCGCGCAACCCGATGCTGGCCGGCATCGTCGGCGGCCTGGCGCTGTCGCTGCTGGAGCTGCGCCTGCCGCCGATCCTGCAGCACAGCGTCGACCTGCTCGCCCAGGCCTCGGCGCCGGCCGCGCTGTTCGTCATCGGCGGCTCGCTGTACGGCCTCAGGGCCGGCGGCATGCTCGCCGACATCGGCCAGGTGGCGCTGGGCAAGCTGGTGCTGCATCCGCTGGCGGTGTTCGCCGCCTTCGCCCTGGTGCCGGGTCTGGACCCGACGCTGAAGGTCGCCGCCCTGCTGTTCGCCAGCGCGCCGATGATGAGCATCTACCCGATCCTCGGTCAGCAGTACGGCCTCGAGCAGCGCTGCGCCGCGGCGCTGGTGGCGGCCACCGCGCTGTCGTTCTTCAGCATGAGCGCACTGCTCGGCGTGCTGCCGCAGCCGCCGGTCCACTAG
- the nahK gene encoding hybrid sensor histidine kinase/response regulator NahK/ErcS': protein MACTSTRPSPASPSADPDGACVAELRAQLAELAARNAKLERINAALIERVETSGPQGAESYAAFQHSVVLAEQVRERTDALNRAMTELRTSNALLSEARGRAETAHQHLIDAIESISDAFVLFDAEQRLLLCNRRFRALWGDMHSRIRRGMRLTEMRRLAISSGLVVETHGGADQQRPIYRLHDGRWVQVSERPTREGGLVILYIDITEVKLNETVRREQAVAQKSRLLQRTMDNLSQGVAVINAEGELELWNGRFLELTGLAPMEPHLPFAEVMASSEVALLTPASRDAGGRPLLEREQRLADGRVLEIRTHPMPAGGFVNTYTDITERHHYAETLRESERWVRLITDQVPALIAYISRELTYEFTNKVYDEWYSWPRGAMLGQSIHEVHSDEHYRLLEPYIERAFAGECVTFEVAERNLNGQERYMLRSYVPNRQPGGEVLGIFVLIRDITERRRTAEALHQAYQNLEKRVRERTAELTAVNSQLRDEIAERARAEARLREAKREAEQANLSKTKFLAAVSHDLLQPLNAARLFTSALLEQPIPAPGAGLVRNVSNSLEDVESLLGTLVDVSKLDAGVIKPDVGAFAVADLLDNLAAEYRQIAASEGLTLDFVPSSALVKSDMQLLARVLRNFLSNAIRYTATGRVLLGCRRRAGGLSIEVWDTGAGIAEDKREEIFQEFKRGAPVRATQDRGLGLGLAIVDKIVRMLGHRIRVHSREGYGSCFAVEVPYARNVVRPREQSELPPPPGEHLRGARLWVVDNDAAICAGMRTLLEGWGCQVVTALSGDDLARQVDTVGGTADLLIVDYHLDNGHTGAELVQELNARRSAQLPVLMITANYSNDLKQQMRDLGHVLMHKPVRPMKLKTAMSHLLERGRG, encoded by the coding sequence ATGGCATGCACATCAACCAGACCTTCACCGGCGTCGCCATCGGCCGACCCGGACGGGGCCTGTGTCGCTGAACTGCGCGCGCAGCTCGCCGAGCTGGCGGCGCGCAACGCCAAGCTGGAGCGGATCAACGCCGCGCTGATCGAGCGCGTCGAGACCTCCGGGCCGCAGGGCGCCGAGTCCTACGCCGCCTTCCAGCACTCGGTGGTGCTCGCCGAGCAGGTGCGCGAGCGCACCGACGCGCTGAACCGGGCGATGACCGAGCTGCGCACCAGCAACGCGCTGCTCAGCGAGGCGCGCGGCCGCGCCGAGACCGCCCACCAGCACCTGATCGACGCCATCGAGAGCATCTCCGATGCCTTCGTGCTGTTCGACGCCGAACAGCGCCTGCTGCTGTGCAACCGCCGCTTCCGGGCGCTGTGGGGCGACATGCACAGCCGCATCCGCCGCGGCATGCGCCTCACCGAGATGCGCCGCCTGGCGATCAGCTCCGGCCTGGTGGTCGAGACGCACGGCGGCGCCGACCAGCAGCGCCCGATCTACCGCCTGCACGACGGCCGCTGGGTGCAGGTCAGCGAGCGGCCGACCCGCGAGGGCGGCCTGGTGATCCTCTACATCGACATCACCGAGGTGAAGCTCAACGAGACCGTGCGCCGCGAGCAGGCGGTGGCGCAGAAGTCGCGCCTGCTGCAGCGCACCATGGACAACCTGTCCCAGGGCGTCGCGGTGATCAACGCCGAGGGCGAACTGGAGCTGTGGAACGGCCGTTTCCTCGAGCTCACCGGCCTGGCGCCGATGGAGCCGCACCTGCCGTTCGCCGAGGTGATGGCGAGCAGCGAGGTGGCCCTGCTCACCCCGGCCAGCCGAGACGCCGGCGGCCGCCCGCTGCTCGAGCGCGAGCAGCGCCTGGCCGACGGCCGGGTGCTGGAGATCCGCACCCACCCGATGCCGGCCGGCGGCTTCGTCAACACCTACACCGACATCACCGAGCGCCACCACTACGCCGAGACCCTGCGCGAGAGCGAGCGCTGGGTGCGCCTGATCACCGACCAGGTGCCGGCGCTGATCGCCTACATCAGCCGCGAGCTGACCTACGAGTTCACCAACAAGGTCTACGACGAGTGGTACAGCTGGCCGCGCGGCGCGATGCTCGGCCAGAGCATCCACGAGGTGCATAGCGACGAGCACTACCGCCTGCTCGAGCCGTACATCGAGCGCGCCTTCGCCGGCGAGTGCGTCACCTTCGAGGTGGCCGAGCGCAACCTCAATGGCCAGGAGCGCTACATGCTGCGTTCCTACGTGCCCAACCGCCAGCCGGGCGGCGAGGTGCTCGGCATCTTCGTGCTGATCCGCGACATCACCGAGCGCCGGCGCACCGCCGAGGCGCTGCACCAGGCCTACCAGAACCTCGAGAAGCGCGTGCGCGAGCGCACCGCCGAGCTGACCGCGGTGAACAGCCAGCTGCGCGACGAGATCGCCGAGCGCGCCCGCGCCGAGGCGCGCCTGCGCGAGGCCAAGCGCGAGGCCGAGCAGGCCAACCTGTCGAAGACCAAGTTCCTCGCCGCGGTCAGCCACGACCTCCTGCAGCCGCTCAACGCCGCGCGGCTGTTCACCAGCGCGCTGCTCGAACAGCCGATCCCGGCGCCCGGCGCCGGGCTGGTGCGCAACGTCAGCAACTCGCTGGAGGACGTGGAGAGCCTGCTCGGCACCCTGGTCGACGTCTCCAAGCTCGACGCCGGGGTGATCAAGCCCGACGTCGGCGCCTTCGCCGTCGCCGACCTGCTCGACAACCTCGCCGCCGAATACCGGCAGATCGCCGCCAGCGAGGGCCTCACCCTCGACTTCGTGCCCAGCTCGGCGCTGGTCAAGAGCGACATGCAGCTGCTGGCGCGGGTGCTGCGCAACTTCCTCAGCAACGCCATCCGCTACACCGCCACGGGCCGCGTGCTGCTCGGCTGCCGACGCCGCGCGGGCGGGCTGTCGATCGAGGTGTGGGACACCGGCGCCGGCATCGCCGAGGACAAGCGCGAGGAGATCTTCCAGGAGTTCAAGCGCGGCGCCCCGGTGCGCGCCACCCAGGACCGCGGCCTGGGCCTGGGCCTGGCCATCGTCGACAAGATCGTGCGCATGCTCGGCCACCGCATCCGTGTGCACTCGCGCGAGGGCTACGGCTCCTGCTTCGCCGTGGAGGTGCCCTACGCGCGCAACGTGGTGCGCCCGCGCGAGCAGAGCGAACTGCCGCCGCCGCCCGGCGAACACCTGCGCGGCGCGCGGCTGTGGGTGGTCGACAACGACGCGGCGATCTGCGCCGGCATGCGCACCCTGCTGGAGGGCTGGGGCTGCCAGGTGGTCACCGCGCTGTCCGGCGACGACCTCGCCCGCCAGGTCGATACCGTCGGCGGCACGGCGGACCTGCTGATCGTCGACTACCACCTGGACAACGGCCACACCGGCGCCGAGCTGGTCCAGGAACTCAACGCCCGGCGCAGCGCGCAGCTGCCGGTGCTGATGATCACCGCCAACTACAGCAACGACCTCAAGCAGCAGATGCGCGATCTCGGCCACGTGCTGATGCACAAGCCGGTGCGGCCGATGAAGCTGAAGACGGCGATGAGCCATCTGCTGGAGCGGGGAAGGGGGTAG
- a CDS encoding response regulator transcription factor, whose protein sequence is MYKILIADDHPLFREAIHNVIADGFPDSEVMETSDLDSALVLTQEHDDLDLILLDLNMPGMHGLNGLITLRNEAPTIPVVIVSAEEDKQIVLQAITYGAVGFITKSSPRAQMTEAIEQILNGNVYLPSDIIRASKQTPRRASHEEPGIPPELLQALTRKQLLVLERMTKGESNKQIAYNLDIAETTVKAHVSAILRKLGVHNRVQAILSAGDIDFSAYLRR, encoded by the coding sequence ATGTACAAGATCCTGATCGCCGATGACCACCCGCTGTTCCGCGAGGCCATCCACAACGTCATCGCCGACGGCTTCCCGGACAGCGAGGTGATGGAAACCTCCGACCTCGACAGCGCGCTCGTCCTGACCCAGGAGCACGACGACCTCGACCTGATCCTGCTCGACCTGAACATGCCGGGCATGCACGGCCTCAACGGCCTGATCACCCTGCGCAACGAGGCGCCGACCATCCCGGTGGTGATCGTCTCCGCCGAGGAGGACAAGCAGATCGTCCTGCAGGCCATCACCTACGGCGCGGTCGGCTTCATCACCAAGTCCTCGCCGCGCGCGCAGATGACCGAGGCCATCGAGCAGATCCTCAACGGCAACGTCTACCTGCCCTCGGACATCATCCGCGCCAGCAAGCAGACCCCGCGCCGCGCCAGCCACGAGGAACCGGGCATCCCGCCGGAACTGCTGCAGGCGCTGACCCGCAAGCAGCTGCTGGTGCTCGAACGCATGACCAAGGGCGAGTCCAACAAGCAGATCGCCTACAACCTCGACATCGCCGAAACCACGGTCAAGGCCCACGTCTCCGCCATCCTGCGCAAGCTCGGCGTGCACAACCGCGTGCAGGCCATCCTCAGCGCCGGCGACATCGACTTCAGCGCCTACCTGCGCCGCTGA
- a CDS encoding PQQ-dependent catabolism-associated CXXCW motif protein — protein sequence MSRLLAAVLCLLLLFALLPARAGEEQLFSVDGYRLDRYRSPTPTSVEGAQTIDTLTLQRMLESSQPPLLIDVFRRPWLHGQFVGDEPHQNIPGSLWLANVGEGRLEAQWQDYFAHYLDQASGGDRARALVLYCKSDCWLSWNASRRAAALGYTRLYWYRDGIDAWQQAGLPVQDATPAPLP from the coding sequence ATGTCGCGACTGCTCGCCGCCGTGCTCTGTCTGCTGCTGCTGTTCGCCCTGCTGCCCGCCCGAGCCGGCGAGGAGCAGCTGTTCTCCGTCGACGGCTATCGCCTGGACCGCTACCGCAGCCCCACGCCGACCAGCGTCGAGGGCGCGCAGACCATCGACACCCTCACCCTGCAGCGCATGCTCGAAAGCAGCCAGCCGCCGCTGCTGATCGACGTGTTCCGCCGCCCCTGGCTGCACGGCCAGTTCGTCGGCGACGAGCCGCACCAGAACATCCCCGGCAGCCTGTGGCTGGCCAACGTCGGCGAGGGCCGGCTGGAAGCGCAATGGCAGGACTACTTCGCCCACTACCTCGACCAAGCCAGCGGCGGCGACCGCGCCCGGGCGCTGGTGCTCTACTGCAAGTCCGACTGCTGGCTGTCGTGGAACGCCAGCAGGCGTGCCGCCGCGCTGGGCTATACCCGGCTGTACTGGTACCGTGACGGTATCGATGCCTGGCAGCAGGCCGGCCTGCCGGTGCAGGACGCCACCCCCGCGCCGCTGCCTTGA
- the nosP gene encoding nitric oxide-sensing protein NosP, whose amino-acid sequence MEEDLNDVVRMALSESNDPESVAQDLARQLMHPHLGCVLFFCSAEYDLPALAAALEQYFGGVRLVGCTTAGEITPQGYGRGCVSAVGFDHRSFSIAAARIDALDSFSLLDAQQVVAQLVEECRGSRLEPVAGHSFALTLLDGLSSREELVLSALNAAFGSIPHFGGSAGDDNYLTRTHVYHDGRFHTGSAVVVLVHTALDFEVFTTHHIQPLGEKLVVTAADPASRTVFELNAEPAALEYARLLGVDPQQLDLPTFALHPLAVRLGEQYYVRSIQRVNADLSLTFYCAVENGIVLTAMQPGPLLPNLQALFDGLQQRLGPLLLTIGCDCFLRRMEVEARGMVADTAGLLVRQRVIGFNTYGEQFNGMHINQTFTGVAIGRPGRGLCR is encoded by the coding sequence GTGGAAGAAGATCTGAACGACGTCGTCCGCATGGCCCTGTCCGAGTCGAATGACCCGGAAAGCGTGGCCCAGGACCTGGCCCGCCAGCTGATGCACCCGCACCTCGGCTGCGTGCTGTTCTTCTGCAGCGCGGAGTACGACCTGCCGGCGCTGGCCGCCGCGCTGGAGCAGTACTTCGGCGGCGTGCGCCTGGTCGGCTGCACCACCGCCGGCGAAATCACCCCGCAGGGCTACGGCCGCGGCTGCGTCAGCGCCGTCGGCTTCGACCACCGCAGCTTCTCCATCGCCGCCGCGCGCATCGACGCGCTGGACAGCTTCAGTCTGCTCGACGCCCAGCAGGTGGTCGCCCAGCTGGTCGAGGAATGCCGCGGCAGCCGCCTGGAGCCGGTGGCCGGGCACAGCTTCGCGCTGACCCTGCTCGACGGCCTGTCCAGCCGCGAGGAGCTGGTGCTCTCGGCGCTGAATGCCGCCTTCGGCAGCATCCCGCACTTCGGCGGCTCGGCCGGCGACGACAACTACCTGACGCGTACCCACGTCTACCACGACGGCCGCTTCCACACCGGCTCGGCGGTGGTGGTGCTGGTGCACACCGCGCTGGACTTCGAGGTGTTCACCACCCATCACATCCAGCCTCTGGGCGAGAAGCTGGTGGTCACCGCCGCCGACCCGGCCAGCCGCACGGTGTTCGAGCTCAACGCCGAACCGGCGGCGCTGGAGTACGCCCGCCTGCTCGGCGTCGACCCGCAGCAGCTCGACCTGCCGACCTTCGCCCTGCACCCGCTGGCGGTGCGCCTCGGCGAGCAGTACTACGTGCGCTCGATCCAGCGGGTCAACGCCGACCTGAGCCTGACCTTCTACTGCGCGGTGGAGAACGGCATCGTCCTCACCGCCATGCAGCCCGGTCCCTTGTTGCCCAACCTGCAGGCGCTGTTCGACGGTCTGCAGCAGCGCCTCGGGCCGCTGCTGCTGACCATCGGCTGCGACTGTTTCCTGCGCCGCATGGAGGTGGAGGCGCGCGGCATGGTCGCCGACACCGCCGGCCTGCTGGTGCGCCAGCGGGTGATCGGCTTCAACACCTACGGGGAGCAGTTCAATGGCATGCACATCAACCAGACCTTCACCGGCGTCGCCATCGGCCGACCCGGACGGGGCCTGTGTCGCTGA
- a CDS encoding VOC family protein — MRVIANIDVPELAPAIDFYRNALGLQLGRILDDDVAELLGAGITLCLLRHAASSPPVKTLPLQRHYARHWTPVHLDFVVDDLAAATQRALAAGAVQESACVEWRGSKCISFADPFGHGFCLIEFAGETYALDSA; from the coding sequence ATGCGCGTGATAGCGAACATCGACGTCCCGGAACTCGCTCCGGCGATCGACTTCTACCGCAACGCTCTGGGCCTGCAGCTGGGGCGCATCCTCGACGACGACGTCGCGGAACTGCTCGGCGCAGGCATCACCCTCTGTCTGCTGCGCCACGCCGCCAGCTCGCCGCCCGTGAAAACGCTGCCGCTGCAACGCCATTACGCTCGGCACTGGACACCCGTGCACCTGGACTTCGTGGTGGACGATCTCGCCGCCGCCACGCAACGGGCACTGGCCGCCGGGGCAGTGCAGGAAAGCGCCTGTGTCGAGTGGCGGGGCTCGAAATGCATCAGCTTCGCCGACCCCTTCGGCCACGGCTTCTGCCTGATCGAGTTTGCCGGGGAGACCTACGCCCTCGACAGCGCCTGA
- a CDS encoding ABC transporter permease produces the protein MTAYLECLRGIVLREWLRFVQQRSRFLSALVRPLLWLLVFAAGFRAALGIAIIEPYDTYITYETYIVPGLACMILLFNGMQGSLSMVYDREMGSMRVLLMSPLPRPFLLAAKLLATSLLSLLQVYAFLAIAWLYGVQPPAWGLLYALPALLLAALMLAALGLLLSNGIRQLENFAGVMNFVIFPLFFLSSALYPLWKMREASEWLYWLCALNPFSHAVELVRFALYERLSVTALLVCLGVTALCSVLAVLTFNPQHAALRRNA, from the coding sequence ATGACCGCCTACCTGGAATGCCTGCGCGGCATCGTGCTGCGCGAATGGCTGCGCTTCGTCCAGCAGCGCTCGCGCTTTCTCAGCGCGCTGGTGCGCCCGCTGCTGTGGCTGCTGGTGTTCGCCGCCGGTTTCCGCGCGGCGCTGGGCATCGCCATCATCGAGCCCTACGACACCTACATCACCTACGAGACCTACATAGTCCCGGGCCTGGCCTGCATGATCCTGCTGTTCAACGGCATGCAGGGCTCGCTGTCGATGGTCTACGACCGCGAGATGGGCAGCATGCGCGTGCTGCTGATGAGCCCGCTGCCGCGGCCGTTCCTGCTCGCCGCCAAGCTGCTGGCCACCAGCCTGCTGTCGCTGCTGCAGGTCTACGCCTTCCTCGCCATCGCCTGGCTGTACGGCGTGCAGCCGCCGGCCTGGGGGCTGCTCTACGCCCTGCCGGCGCTCTTGCTCGCCGCGCTGATGCTGGCGGCGCTCGGCCTGCTGCTGTCCAACGGCATCCGCCAGCTGGAGAACTTCGCCGGAGTGATGAACTTCGTGATCTTCCCGCTGTTCTTCCTGTCCTCGGCGCTCTACCCGCTGTGGAAGATGCGCGAGGCCAGCGAATGGCTGTACTGGCTGTGCGCGCTCAACCCGTTCAGCCACGCCGTCGAGCTGGTGCGCTTCGCCCTCTACGAGCGCCTGAGCGTCACCGCCCTGCTGGTCTGCCTGGGCGTCACCGCGCTGTGCAGCGTGCTCGCCGTGCTGACCTTCAACCCCCAGCATGCCGCCTTGCGGCGCAATGCCTGA
- a CDS encoding REP-associated tyrosine transposase has protein sequence MSEYRRSREAGALYFFTVVTHERRPLLIRPGMRLSLRRAIQEVRQRHPFVIHGWVLLPDHLHCLWQLPADDADFGRRWSMIKRKVSQDCPGSGALSLSRQLRGERGIWQRRFWEHLIRDEDDYRRHLDYLHWNPVRHGLVARVVDWPWSSFHRLVREGRYPADWGIEAESCGAFGE, from the coding sequence ATGTCCGAATATCGCCGCTCCCGGGAGGCGGGAGCGCTGTATTTCTTCACCGTGGTCACTCACGAGCGCCGCCCACTGCTGATCCGACCCGGGATGCGCCTGAGCCTGCGCCGGGCGATCCAGGAGGTGCGTCAGCGCCATCCGTTCGTCATCCACGGCTGGGTGTTGCTGCCCGACCACCTGCATTGCCTCTGGCAACTGCCGGCGGATGACGCCGATTTCGGTCGCCGCTGGTCGATGATCAAGCGTAAGGTCAGCCAGGACTGCCCGGGGAGTGGCGCGCTCAGCCTGAGCCGCCAGCTGCGCGGCGAGCGCGGGATCTGGCAGCGGCGTTTCTGGGAGCACCTGATCCGCGACGAGGACGACTATCGGCGGCACTTGGATTACCTGCACTGGAATCCTGTGCGGCATGGCCTGGTGGCGCGGGTCGTCGACTGGCCGTGGTCGAGTTTTCATCGGCTGGTGCGTGAGGGGCGCTATCCCGCCGACTGGGGCATCGAGGCCGAGTCCTGCGGCGCTTTCGGCGAGTGA